From a single Brassica rapa cultivar Chiifu-401-42 chromosome A01, CAAS_Brap_v3.01, whole genome shotgun sequence genomic region:
- the LOC103837128 gene encoding probable polyamine transporter At3g19553 gives MNTPKTRFIKIFSNHHTSHPILKSDKENLFKLRLPQSFSSASVSGFHQRKRKRVRDPETHLLNLTFWSLFLSLSCLMGEEIIPNDENSAKTKPSPKLTLLPLVFLIFYEVSGGPFGVEDSVKSGGGPLLALLGFLIFPLIWSIPEALVTAELATSFPENGGYVVWISSAFGPFWGFQEGFWKWFSGVMDNALYPVLFLDYLKHSFPVLNHAAARVPALLVLTFALTYLNYRGLHIVGFSAVLLAVFSLCPFVVMALLAVPRISPKRWLFVDFKKVNWRGYFNTMFWNLNYWDKASTLAGEVESPGKTFPKALFGAVLLVMGSYLIPLMAGTGALSESASGEWSDGYFAEVGMLIGGVWLKGWIQAAAAMSNLGLFEAEMSSDAFQLLGMSEMGMLPAFFAQRSKYGTPTISILCSATGVIFLSWMSFQEIIEFLNFLYALGMLLEFAAFVKLRIKKPDLNRPYRVPLNTFGTLMLCLPPSLLLILVMVLATVKTFFVSGVIIVVGFCLHPFLKLVKEKRWARFIPEETRPVLEVPSESQLDEEHGDESSASLLP, from the exons ATGAACACACCAAAAACACGATTCATCAAGATCTTTTCAAATCATCACACGTCACATCCCATCTTAAAATCTGATAAAGAAAACTTGTTCAAGCTTCGTCTCCCCCAATCATTTTCATCTGCATCAGTTTCTGGGTTTCATCAGAGAAAGAGAAAACGAGTCAGAGACCCAGAAACCCATCTTCTTAATTTGACTTTCTG gagtctctttctctctctctcttgtctgATGGGTGAAGAGATAATCCCAAACGATGAAAACAGCGCAAAGACGAAACCAAGTCCAAAGCTAACACTCTTGCCTCTAGTATTCCTCATCTTCTATGAAGTCTCTGGTGGCCCTTTTGGTGTGGAAGACTCTGTCAAATCAGGTGGTGGTCCTCTCTTAGCCCTTCTAGGCTTCCTTATCTTCCCTCTGATCTGGAGCATACCCGAAGCTCTCGTCACAGCCGAGCTCGCCACAAGCTTCCCTGAGAACGGTGGCTACGTGGTCTGGATCTCTTCAGCGTTTGGCCCCTTCTGGGGGTTCCAGGAAGGGTTCTGGAAATGGTTCAGTGGCGTCATGGACAATGCTCTCTACCCTGTGTTGTTTCTTGATTACCTGAAACATTCTTTCCCTGTTTTGAACCATGCAGCTGCTCGTGTTCCTGCTCTGTTAGTCCTCACGTTCGCGCTGACCTACTTGAACTACAGAGGGTTGCATATCGTTGGCTTCTCAGCTGTTCTGCTAGCTGTCTTCTCCCTCTGCCCTTTCGTTGTGATGGCTTTGCTAGCGGTTCCTAGGATCAGTCCTAAGCGTTGGCTGTTTGTGGATTTCAAGAAAGTTAACTGGAGAGGCTACTTCAACACCATGTTTTGGAATCTCAACTACTGGGACAAGGCTAGTACTCTTGCTGGGGAAGTTGAGTCCCCCGGGAAGACGTTCCCAAAGGCTTTGTTTGGAGCTGTTTTGTTGGTTATGGGATCTTATTTGATTCCCTTGATGGCGGGGACTGGAGCTTTAAGCGAGTCTGCTTCAGGTGAGTGGAGTGATGGGTATTTTGCTGAGGTTGGGATGCTTATTGGTGGTGTTTGGCTCAAGGGATGGATACAAGCTGCTGCTGCTATGTCGAATCTTGGTTTGTTTGAAGCTGAGATGAGTAGTGATGCTTTTCAGCTTCTTGGTATGAGTGAGATGGGGATGCTCCCTGCTTTTTTCGCCCAGAG GTCAAAGTATGGGACACCAACGATTAGTATCTTGTGCTCAGCGACAGGAGTCATATTCTTGTCATGGATGAGCTTTCAAGAGATCATTGAATTTCTGAATTTCTTATACGCGTTAGGAATGCTTCTTGAATTCGCAGCCTTTGTGAAGCTAAGGATCAAGAAACCGGATCTTAACCGACCTTACAGAGTTCCCTTAAACACCTTTGGAACTTTGATGCTATGTCTGCCTCCTTCTTTGCTTCTCATCCTTGTGATGGTTTTGGCCACCGTGAAGACGTTTTTTGTCAGCGGTGTGATTATTGTTGTTGGGTTCTGCTTGCACCCGTTCTTAAAACTCGTGAAGGAGAAACGATGGGCGAGATTCATACCAGAGGAAACAAGACCAGTTTTAGAAGTTCCATCCGAGTCTCAGTTGGATGAAGAACATGGAGATGAGTCTTCTGCTAGCCTTCTCCCATGA
- the LOC103837117 gene encoding protein SNOWY COTYLEDON 3, protein MVPAIPQAATSTRKPPPDPQDKPLPSNNERRRPTLKNVPSRYLSPSPSHSHSHSTSSITSSKRYPSPLLSRATPSASNRINAPSSLPNRSQSVDRRRPSPTPVAEMSVAAKMLITSTRSLSVSFQGEAFSLPISKKKEITTTTTTPVSHRKPTPERRRSPPVRDQRENSKPVDQQQLWPGASTKGSSKSAVSSVSKNVDCECDDRGKKLGSMLQHSLIDESSRVVRLGLDLGEGDESTRRVTRPISHSRLGSSDFTASDSDSVSSGSTNGAQERGERRSLQRNVIASAKFWQETNTRLRRLQDPSSPRCSSPSSRISSISSKLSQSKRFSSDTPLVSSPRGMASPIKGGATRPASPSKVKATATSSTARALSSPCRVRNGVSEQMNAYNRNLPSILCFTADIRRGKIGEDRVMDAHLLRLLYNRHLQWRFANARADSTFMVQRLTAEKNLWNAWVSISDLRHSVTLKRIRLLLLKQKLKLASILKEQMGYLEEWSLLDRDHSNSLLGATEALKASTLRLPIIGKAVVDILDLKHAVSSAVDVMHAMASSIFSLTSKVDGMNSVMAEMVNITAQETVLLEQCQGFLSIVAAMQVKDCSVKTHIIQLSRKLTSQL, encoded by the exons ATGGTCCCCGCGATTCCTCAAGCAGCAACCTCCACCAGGAAACCACCTCCAGATCCGCAAGACAAACCTCTCCCCAGCAACAATGAACGAAGAAGACCTACACTCAAAAATGTACCCTCTCGCTACTTATCCCCTTCTCCTTCCCATTCTCACTCTCACTCCACCTCCTCTATCACATCTTCGAAGCGATATCCTTCCCCTTTGCTCTCTCGCGCCACTCCTTCCGCTTCTAATCGGATCAACGCGCCTTCCTCGCTACCCAATCGGTCTCAATCGGTAGACCGCCGCCGGCCGTCGCCGACTCCTGTCGCTGAAATGTCGGTGGCAGCGAAGATGCTCATCACTTCCACCAGGAGCTTATCTGTTTCCTTCCAAGGCGAGGCGTTTTCGCTTCCGATTAGCAAGAAGAAGGAGATTACTACTACTACCACCACGCCGGTTTCCCACCGGAAACCTACCCCCGAGCGGCGGAGGTCGCCGCCGGTTCGAGATCAGAGGGAGAACTCAAAGCCGGTTGATCAACAGCAGCTCTGGCCTGGCGCTTCCACGAAAGGAAGTTCTAAATCTGCGGTGAGTTCAGTTTCTAAAAATGTGGATTGTGAGTGTGATGATAGAGGGAAGAAGCTTGGATCAATGTTGCAGCATTCTCTGATTGATGAGAGCTCTAGAGTTGTGAGACTAGGTTTAGATTTGGGAGAAGGTGACGAGAGCACGAGAAGAGTAACAAGACCAATTTCACATTCACGCTTGGGTTCTAGTGACTTTACTGCGTCTGATTCTGATAGTGTTTCATCTGGTAGCACTAATGGTGCGCAGGAACGTGGTGAAAGAAGGAGCTTGCAACGTAACGTTATAGCTTCTGCTAAGTTCTGGCAAGAGACTAACACTCGGTTAAGGAGGTTGCAGGATCCTAGCTCACCTCGGTGCTCTAGCCCGAGTTCGAGGATAAGTAGTATCTCATCAAAGTTGAGCCAGTCTAAACGGTTCTCTAGTGATACTCCGTTGGTGTCATCTCCTCGTGGTATGGCTTCTCCTATAAAAGGTGGTGCTACTCGACCTGCTTCACCTAGTAAGGTTAAGGCGACAGCTACTTCATCTACAGCTAGAGCACTTTCTAGTCCTTGTCGAGTGAGAAATGGAGTTTCTGAGCAAATGAACGCTTATAACCGCAACTTGCCTTCGATTCTTTGTTTCACTGCTGATATTAGGAGGGGGAAGATCGGGGAGGATCGGGTTATGGATGCCCACTTGTTGAGGCTTCTGTATAACCGTCATTTGCAGTGGCGGTTTGCCAATGCAAGGGCTGACTCCACTTTCATGGTGCAGAGACTGACTGCAGAG AAAAACTTGTGGAATGCTTGGGTATCAATCTCGGACTTGCGTCATTCTGTCACTCTGAAACGGATCAGGTTGCTCTTGCTGAAGCAGAAACTGAAACTAGCTTCCATCTTGAAGGAGCAG ATGGGTTACCTAGAAGAATGGTCTCTTCTAGACAGAGATCATTCGAATTCTTTGTTGGGAGCAACTGAAGCCTTGAAAGCCAGCACGCTTCGTCTTCCAATTATTGGAAAAGCTGTG GTTGATATTCTAGATCTTAAGCATGCTGTTAGTTCAGCTGTTGATGTGATGCATGCTATGGCGTCTTCCATATTCTCGCTGACATCGAAG GTGGATGGAATGAATTCAGTAATGGCGGAGATGGTGAATATCACTGCACAAGAAACGGTCTTGCTCGAACAATGTCAAGGATTCTTATCAATAGTAGCAGCGATGCAG GTTAAAGACTGTAGCGTGAAGACGCACATAATACAACTAAGCCGGAAACTGACTTCACAACTGTAG